In the genome of Leptospiraceae bacterium, one region contains:
- the folK gene encoding 2-amino-4-hydroxy-6-hydroxymethyldihydropteridine diphosphokinase has translation MQTTIDLKNQNPIVRKKRVVLALGSNIEPRKQYIESAIKEIKENPEFRILNITPMIENPAILYENQPDFLNQVIEIETSMDPYELLNFVKVLEKKIGRKERFRYGPREIDIDILFYENLHIKSEILMIPHPGVYDRDYLKYLLRFIDISYYGFEK, from the coding sequence ATGCAGACGACTATAGACTTAAAAAATCAAAATCCTATCGTTAGAAAAAAAAGAGTTGTTCTGGCATTAGGTTCAAACATCGAACCACGAAAACAATATATAGAATCAGCCATAAAAGAAATCAAAGAAAATCCTGAGTTTCGCATTCTCAACATCACCCCCATGATAGAAAATCCAGCAATCCTTTACGAAAATCAGCCTGATTTTCTCAATCAAGTAATTGAAATAGAAACATCAATGGATCCTTATGAACTTCTTAATTTCGTCAAAGTATTAGAGAAAAAAATTGGTAGAAAAGAACGCTTTCGCTACGGACCTCGTGAAATCGATATTGATATTTTGTTTTACGAGAATTTGCACATAAAAAGTGAAATTTTGATGATACCCCATCCAGGCGTCTATGATAGGGATTACTTGAAATACCTTCTTAGGTTTATTGATATTTCTTATTATGGTTTTGAAAAATAA
- a CDS encoding ATP-binding protein: MQHIFNEIKKDLETNAYHYGKENCSICHGLGIITEETLDPNVGTIYRLCQCVEDMTLCDGNPPYEYYDPNENRMKECPSKKARIALKKIHQLEKQSGIPERYKNKFLTSIDTTFLENEDYYFAIDNVHNLLKNYKEKRGNQYGLYLYGNTGTGKTFLACIILNELIRLYQVRVRYAKISRDIIGKIRDSFNPQSEYYGEGRKIEEELANVEVLVIDDFGVQRETPWVNNVLYDLIDTRYEKNLLTILTSNEPMEAWKEISNGRIYSRLKEMCLEIQLNADDYRLKKSKSYR; the protein is encoded by the coding sequence ATGCAGCATATCTTCAATGAAATCAAAAAAGATTTAGAAACAAATGCTTACCATTATGGTAAGGAAAATTGTTCAATTTGTCATGGATTAGGAATTATCACAGAAGAAACCTTAGATCCAAATGTAGGAACAATATATCGTCTTTGCCAGTGCGTTGAAGACATGACGCTGTGTGATGGAAACCCACCATACGAATACTACGATCCGAATGAAAATCGCATGAAGGAATGCCCCTCAAAAAAAGCAAGGATTGCTCTTAAAAAAATCCATCAATTGGAAAAGCAGTCAGGGATACCCGAAAGATACAAAAATAAATTTTTAACCTCGATCGATACTACATTTTTAGAAAATGAAGACTATTACTTTGCTATTGATAATGTCCATAATCTTCTGAAAAACTATAAAGAAAAAAGAGGAAATCAATATGGATTATATTTATATGGAAATACTGGGACAGGAAAAACTTTTCTTGCTTGTATCATATTGAATGAGTTGATACGTTTGTATCAAGTCAGAGTTCGATATGCAAAAATTTCTCGAGACATCATAGGAAAAATACGAGACAGCTTTAACCCTCAATCAGAATATTACGGCGAAGGGAGAAAAATCGAAGAAGAACTAGCTAACGTAGAAGTGTTGGTTATCGATGATTTCGGAGTTCAACGGGAAACTCCGTGGGTTAATAACGTATTATATGATTTGATTGATACAAGATACGAAAAAAATCTATTAACCATTCTCACATCAAATGAACCAATGGAAGCTTGGAAAGAAATTTCGAATGGAAGGATTTATAGTAGACTTAAAGAAATGTGCTTGGAAATCCAACTCAATGCAGACGACTATAGACTTAAAAAATCAAAATCCTATCGTTAG